In Candidatus Sulfotelmatobacter sp., the genomic stretch GTTAGCGAGGGGGCGGACGGGCTGTGATTCCTGCCCGCGCGGGGGGTCTCATTTGGTGACGGGCCGCGGGCTTCAGGCCGCCAGCGATGACGAACTGCTGCAGCTCTACCGGCGCGAGAGCGCTCTCGCCTCGGGTCGGGCTGCCGCTTCGGAGTTGTTCTCGCGCCACTCGCGGCGAACCTATCTGTGGTGCCGGCGCTACACCCGGGATCCGGAGCATGCCATGGAGCTGGCTCAGGACGTGATGCTCAACGCCTATCGTGCGCTGCCCGAGTTCGAAGGCCGCTCGCAGTTCGGCTCGTGGCTGTTCGTGATCGCGCGCAACGTGTGCCTGAAGGCGGTCCGCAAGCCGGGCTGGTTGATCGACCCCGAAGCGGAGCCCGACAGCCTTCCGCATCCCCAGGACGATCCCGCCCGTGAGTTCGAGGAGCTGCGCGACGAGGACCGCCTGCGCGCCCTGCTCGAACGCACCCTCGACGATCAGGAGCGGCGCGCGCTATGGCTGCGCTGCGAGGAGCGCTTCTCGGTCGAGG encodes the following:
- a CDS encoding sigma-70 family RNA polymerase sigma factor, whose translation is MTGRGLQAASDDELLQLYRRESALASGRAAASELFSRHSRRTYLWCRRYTRDPEHAMELAQDVMLNAYRALPEFEGRSQFGSWLFVIARNVCLKAVRKPGWLIDPEAEPDSLPHPQDDPAREFEELRDEDRLRALLERTLDDQERRALWLRCEERFSVEDIGRALKLDNATGARALLQRARRKLRAALDRAGEVS